AGAAATTACTTCTCTGATTAAATAAATTGAAGCAGAGTGCTTTTGGTTGTCCAGGTCGAACATGATAGTAAAGCTTTTAGACGTGCTTATCAAAGAATGACCCACCACCTGATAATTGTCCATTAATGAATACATGCAAGGCATGGCCTGCAGATAAGACGGTAAGAACAGGCCACTTCCCACCTCTTAGAAATCCTTCGCGGGGATCAATCTTCACACTGAAAAATAGaaagtgtcattaaattttgtggTAGTGTTTTTTAAACAATATGAATATATCGTAATCTAGATaatatcatatctgattccAGAATATATTCCTTGATTTCTAACAGTTACATGTGCACTTACTCTGTTGAATACCACAAATAATCGGTGTTGTCTCTGGTGGTATTGAGCTGTTCACGCAATCCAACCGTTGTGAACGAATTATCATCATAAGATTCTGTCTCTTCATTGTAGGATTGCCAAGAAAATCCTTTGCCAACTGGGGCCATCTTCATTTGTGCACTCTGAGCACCAATCTTCACAAGAAATTAAAATGGATGTCAACTTAATTCTCCACAattaatttttcatgaaaatgaaCTCGAGAAACTTTGTATAcataacaataaaatataaaatattcactGAAACAATCTTTTTCTCACCCTTGCGGTGTTATAAACCGTATTCTTGCAATCAGGAAGGATACTGATAGACCAAGGAGGCAAGTTGTAGTGCGCATTCCCAAAAGAGACCTTCGCAAATGAATGCTGGTTGTAGTTTGCGAGAAAAGCAGCACAGGCTCCAGAtgttgatttgaaaacatgagCCTGTAAGGTAAAAAATATAGGAACGGTACGGTGTTCATTTTCATTACAAACAGAGTACCCATGGAATAGAATCAAAACTAATCCCAACCTCCTGAAAGTTTCCGAGTGTAGTGGAAGAGGGAACTCCAGATAATAGAGCTGGCTCACAGAGTTTTATAGCTCTATGAAGATCCTTCAAATGACCCCATTTAGGCTGATTCAATAGTCCTatgtccaaaaaaaaaattattcattatttcagctGGAGCCTCCTATCACTTCAGAAGATGATATGAATGGTACAATCAGAAATAAAACTATGCGAAGGAAGGGTAAAGAGAGGTACATTAATCAACAAGAATGGGGGAACCATAAAAGTCAATACAAAGATATGACAAcaaatttttcatcaaaatatcCGTTATATTTGAAAGCGATATGACAAAGGACTTGAGATACAACAGCCGTTGGCACAAAATGGATGTCTTATGAAATGAAGAATGGACCCATAGGACACATCCAGGACTTGGAAAGAGGCGGCAAAACTATAAAATTATacataatatttgaatttgttTTTCATTTGAGGGGAACGATCTAGAGAAATTTAAAGCGGTACATGTGTATGCTTAATCTTCCACCACCTTTTGTCTCAAAGTCTACTACAAGACCAACATGTCATCTATAAACACGAGGTCATGTCTCCACAATCCTTTGTCTCACTTGCAACAATTACAGCCCACAATGACAGTGATATTGAGGGTGACAACTGCCATTAGTCACATAAATTTGATAAACAGCCCCTCATATCtactttgaaaataaaaaagaagTCATCTTCTCCAGGCGCTAAACAAGTTGATATGTTTATCAATCAAAATTGCAGTTCAATAGTTCCAAGTTCAAATTATGCATGGCATATCGTGCTACATGTATCATGAGCAAATAAcaagaacaaaaacaaaatttagGAGCCATACCATATTCATCAAGCGGCGCATCATAATCATAACTAGTTGCAATGAATGGGCCACCAGCAGTCCTCCCGAAGTTTGTTCCTCCATGATACTGACAAAACAGGAGAAACAAAATAAATCAAGCCAAATCTATCACCAAATGTACACAGTCAAGAATTTAGATGACGGTCCATTTTTACCATATAATAGTTAATAAAAGATCCCCCTTTCTGAATAAATTTTGCAACAGAGAATGCCAAATCCTCAACTGGTCGGTATGGAACTGGGCCACCAAATTTTGTAAACCTAAAAAACGTTACGATACGTTATTTTCCAGTGACATGAACATAGAAAAGGCGTTGAAAGTAATGAAAGTTCACTAAATCACTTGTTTCAATATTTACCAGCCAGTCCAGGCTTCAGTCCACATCTTGGGTTTGTAAGCCTTATTGGGAGAGAAGTAATCACAATAGAAACCATTGCAGGTATTAATCTGCTTGATGAAAGCGCACACCAACGGTGAATATCAAGAAAATATTCATATTATAATACATCTCAATAAGTTATAGAGTTTTATGCAAAACAGAGGCTCATAGAGTTGTGAGAAAATATAAGGTCATTGTCATGTGGGAGTTGTGTACATTCTTTAAAGTAGACGATAATTAGAAAGTTGAGTATTGGAGCGTGGAACATTCTAATCAACAAGGGTATACATGTAAACAtcaatacatacatatacatatacatacacaacGAAAAACCATGGTCGGTAGCCAAGCCATAGCAGTGATGACTAGGAAACACAGTATATGAATCGCCAATAATCTGATTGAAAAAAATGGGATTACGTACAACTGGATCGGGGGCATCATCTTGTTTGCACATGACCCATGGAACACCAGTGCCAAGATCCACAGCCATTTTGGCAGCCCAATCAGAGTATGCCCTGCCAGCAGCACCAAGCTCATATTCCATTGGTCCATACTCATTCTCAATCTGTTACACACAAAAGAAATCTTACAGGTTGCCTCATATTTGCCTTTACATACATCATATTTCCTATAAGGCAAGTTTTGCCCCAAAAATCCATCAAATTGAGCCTTGAACCCATCTAGGCCTCCTCGAATGTAGCTCTGGGCCTGTCATAGCTCATATTGTTTCAAAGCATCGCAAACAAGAGAAAAACCGAGAGGATTTCGTATACCTGAGATAGAATGATTGGGCCACCTTGAGTTTCATACAATCTTTCAGCTTTCATCATATTCACAATCTTGGTTGTGAATTTTTGCATGGCATACTTGTGTAAAACATTCCGGCACCAAAAGCACAAAAGAAAACCAATCAgtctcaaataagacaataaactATTCCGATTACTCATATAACAAAATATCAGTTGCCTTACCTTAAAAGGCCCATTATTTGTCCTGAAACTAATGCCTGGAACATACTTCAGCCAGACAGGAAAACCACTGGAATAAATACACAGAAGGGGCTCAGAATACGAACATTATGTCAAAGAATATGGGAAATTCTATTTTCACtctctaatattatatattaccCAAAATTCCACTCAGCGCAAGCATAGGGGCCAATTCTGAGATGAACATAAAGCCCGGCTTGATGCACCACTTTGATAAACTTTACCAAATCATacctttcttcaaaataatactgggaaaaagaaaaagacaTACTTAAACAACTGAAGCAGGATATACACATAAAAGAGAACAAGCCTAGTAAAAATTATCACAAACTGGCCATAAATAACTGACCTTTCCAGGTTCAGGCTCATGCCCATTCCAAAAAACATAAGTCTGAATCACATCCAAACCACCATCTTTTGCTTTCTGAATAAGACTCGGCCACATCTGTAACATCCCAAAGATAAAAACATTTCTTCAAAAAAgacattatattttataaatatataaaactaCAACAGCTTTACCCTAAATAAAAATCGAGGAAACTGCATTTGGGATGTGTAAATTCCACCCAATGAAATATTTAACCAACTACATTTAGCACAGATATATACCTCAGGTGTGCTTCTAGGATAGTGAATAGATCCAGAAATAAGAATCCTTTTCTGCCCATTGACAGAAATTGCCCTATGGTCGTAAGAAACAGAACCCATTCCACAAGAAATCCAAGAACTCAGAAACACCAATCCCACAAGCAAAAATACATTGCTAGCAATCTTCCGACCCATAATTccaaagcaaaaaaaaaaaaaaacccttcaAGAATTCAGCTTTTGACCCCTACTTTCTTTACTATATTCTTTGGCTCTTCTTTCCCTCCTACACTTTATTCTATACCTCTTTTAGCCACACACGGTCAAGAAATTAAAGACCAACAACTGCCTGGCCTGTTATCAAATATTTCTCTTGTTTTTTCCCTCTTACCCCCCTCAGAAATGATGACCGACAAGGTCACTAAACACACAGTAAAAGTGTGTTATCAGCTTTGTATTGCGCAAGGAAACGAGACTTTTGGGAGCTGTGAGTTATGGGTGCTTTGCAGCTGCTTTTATAAAACAGAAGGTATGGGTGGTTATGAGTGTGAAAGTGGGACCCGTTTAGGCTTTCGGACCCACAAATGGGCCCCACTTTTTAccctataatttttttaaaaaaaactatatatatatatataaagtattattttaaatcgatATTTTTTAAGGAAAgcataataatttatatttctACTTTATTCTATTATATTAAGCTAGATATCCActtactaatttaattaataaatttacataTATAACATTTATTGTatcattttattgattttattttcctaaaataacatttattttaaatctttcaattctattaaggagataatataaataattattttttataattatattttaataaactattatcttttcaattaatttaaatttctctatatatataaaagtaatttttatatTGCACGCACATTTAATGTGCTCAAATACTAATTCAAATGATGTTATTAAACCGGATAGAACCAGTTATAGATTGTGAGATAACGAAATTCAACCAATCTTTTACGACATCGAAGTAGATTTATCGGAATAAATCAATCCGAATCCGAAACGTTAAATgtgaaacaaaataacaaaaaattaaatatatcattgGATCATATTCAACTATATACATTTTCGGGTAACTCCAGTTCGATATTACGCGGATTCAATTCGATCTGAAACCAATCTCCGGTTCCAAATTGAACCGGTTTGGGATTGATCGGTCAAATGAGGATCCCTATGTAATATGTATAAtttatgtttgaaataaatatGATTACTCATTGGTAACCGCAAACGTATCAATTAAactatatttatgtttattccaAAGGTAATTACTAAttaccaattttttttatgctttatgTTTCGTGTTTTCTTGTGCATTATTTTATGGAAAGACCAAATGGAATATAATTTAATCGCATAAACTTTTGTGAAACGATCTCGTAAGTCAATGTTGTGAGACGAGCCTCTTATTTGAGTCTTCTAagaaaaattatcattttttatggcaaaaatattacttattattgtgaatatgagCATGATATATAATTGTCTCGCAAAAACCTactataatttaatttagtgatttacttgatattttttattatacataaatttaacaaacatgaatttcaaatttttattatattaatgtcATTAAAAAAGAATAACTTGATTATTTAAACTTATAGTGAAAAATATAAAGTTAACTGTGGGAATAATTTGCTTTTgacaataatattttatcttactttatattaaaaaagcctaaaattttaaaataaatatgaaatacaatatctttttttttttttttttgcaaataatttatatatacatatatttgaaaataatatataactttTCTGGAAACGCCATGCATATATCATGTGTTTTTCCGGCCCTCAACGTTGTCGGTATCCTCATTGGAAAAACGGTCCACAACCAAACGCGGTCTAGAGCGTAACATCACGCGCccgggatatatatatattatatatatgtatatataattatcAGAAGTCTATTTCATTAATTTAATCTCTTCTTAATTATGTCATGGTGATGTAGGAGAAAAAGAGCACTGGTTAGCTTAAGAGTCATGATCATGgcttaattataattaattgaattgTATGTGCTGGTAAAATAAACTTGATTTCATtgacaaaaataaaattgtccTAATACTAGGGGAGACttagaaaatacaaaaaaatttatgtgacggtctcacgagtcaactttatgagacatatatcttattcgGGTCATCtacaaaaacaattattttttatatcaaaaatattatgtattattgaaaaTATGGGCAGAATTGACctatctcacaagagatctattattcaaaagtattacttattattgtaaatatgagtatGGTTAACATGTCTCACGGAtgatttttttgtaaatatggACATAGTTGACGTGTTACAAGAAACTTAGTGGAAAGAAATCTAAgaatatatatagagagagcCCATATGAGTATATTGTCATTGAAATCTGTTTGGATTTCTTGatgaatatgatttatgaatctctaaaaactattttttagtatggttttttaataattttttagaaataatataaaacttaaaaaaaatgtatattatGTAGTATTGAGACGATTTCACtttctaaatttattttaataattagctTATTTAATTTTGGACATGGCTCAACTTCTAATTCAAAAATTTTGCTCTAGGTGGTGTGATATGAACCAATTTTGGGGGTATTTCGGGGCAAAAGGCCAAATTAATACCCCTAAATCAAGGACTTCTCTCTCTTGTCATAATTATTATAGTTGTTAAACTGGATGCTTCTAATTAATCTTCTGAATTatgatattttcaaatttccACATCAAATTTTGTTAGACTGTAACACGGATtgattttatgagacggatttTCAAGTCGACacctcataaaaaaaatattttttgatgccaaaagtattaattttcataataaaTATGCGTCAGATCGACCTATTTCATTGATATAGatttatgagacgatctcacaacaGATATATTCTTTAATTTGTAGAGtaaaaaaataccgaattaaaaGGAAAATTAGTACTATATGACAAAATAAACATCATTTTCTCGAACTAATCGCAATTAATTATGAGACCCATCTTACGTATTCGTTCAAATTCTTATGTACGTTGGCTTTTAGGCTGCGGCATCCCATGTGAAAATAATaaacatttatttattatttttaatattatatatatttattaattagtGAATCGTGTTTATTTAACACTTAATTTTTAATCAAAAACACAACGTAACAAGTATAAAAGTTacacttttaaattaattatttattcaagTTAATGTGATATTTTAATTCCAAGACGGCATAAATGCAAGATGACCTAACtatgttattg
This sequence is a window from Primulina tabacum isolate GXHZ01 chromosome 17, ASM2559414v2, whole genome shotgun sequence. Protein-coding genes within it:
- the LOC142531634 gene encoding beta-galactosidase, which gives rise to MGRKIASNVFLLVGLVFLSSWISCGMGSVSYDHRAISVNGQKRILISGSIHYPRSTPEMWPSLIQKAKDGGLDVIQTYVFWNGHEPEPGKYYFEERYDLVKFIKVVHQAGLYVHLRIGPYACAEWNFGGFPVWLKYVPGISFRTNNGPFKYAMQKFTTKIVNMMKAERLYETQGGPIILSQIENEYGPMEYELGAAGRAYSDWAAKMAVDLGTGVPWVMCKQDDAPDPVINTCNGFYCDYFSPNKAYKPKMWTEAWTGWFTKFGGPVPYRPVEDLAFSVAKFIQKGGSFINYYMYHGGTNFGRTAGGPFIATSYDYDAPLDEYGLLNQPKWGHLKDLHRAIKLCEPALLSGVPSSTTLGNFQEAHVFKSTSGACAAFLANYNQHSFAKVSFGNAHYNLPPWSISILPDCKNTVYNTARIGAQSAQMKMAPVGKGFSWQSYNEETESYDDNSFTTVGLREQLNTTRDNTDYLWYSTDVKIDPREGFLRGGKWPVLTVLSAGHALHVFINGQLSGTAYGSLESPKLTFSQGVNLRAGINKISLLSIAVGLQNVGPHFETWNTGILGPISLSGLNEGRRDLTWQKWSYTIGLQGESLSLHSISGSSSVEWVEGSLVAERQPLTWYKTTFNAPDGNEPLALDMDTMSKGQVWINGQSIGRYWNEYKASGNCGVCNYAGWFNEKKCLRNCGEASQRWYHIPRSWLYPSGNLLVVFEEWGGNPNGISLSKREVASVCADINEWQPTLINWQMQSSGKVNKPLRPKAHLSCDPGQKILSIKFASFGTPEGTCGNYRQGSCHAFHSYDVFQRYCVGQQSCTVPVTPEIFGGDPCANVMKKLSVEAICS